A window of the Comamonas sp. Y33R10-2 genome harbors these coding sequences:
- the coaE gene encoding dephospho-CoA kinase (Dephospho-CoA kinase (CoaE) performs the final step in coenzyme A biosynthesis.) gives MPALPATSPFRLGLTGGIGSGKSTVALRLQERGATLIDADHISRSLTAVGGTALPSIAQAFGSDIIDTQGALNRARMRELVFADPQARQKLEGIIHPLIAEQTRLQHEAAITAGSKLIVHDIPLLVESSHWRSKLDGVLVVDCRESTQIERVIARSGLSADTVQNIIAAQATRAQRLAAADWVLYNDEGITIDSLSAYTDQIATWFGL, from the coding sequence ATGCCTGCGCTGCCCGCCACCTCTCCTTTTCGATTGGGCCTGACCGGCGGCATTGGTAGCGGAAAGAGCACAGTCGCCCTGCGATTGCAAGAGAGAGGCGCCACGCTGATTGATGCCGACCATATCTCGCGCAGCCTGACTGCCGTGGGTGGTACGGCTCTACCCAGCATCGCACAAGCCTTTGGCTCTGACATCATTGACACCCAAGGCGCACTCAACCGCGCCCGTATGCGTGAGTTGGTCTTTGCAGATCCACAAGCGCGCCAAAAGCTCGAAGGCATTATTCATCCGCTGATTGCCGAACAAACCCGCCTGCAGCATGAAGCAGCTATCACCGCTGGCAGCAAGCTGATTGTTCACGACATTCCACTGCTGGTTGAATCTAGCCATTGGCGCAGCAAGCTCGATGGAGTGCTCGTCGTAGACTGCCGCGAAAGCACACAAATAGAGCGCGTCATCGCCCGCAGCGGCCTGAGTGCAGATACCGTGCAAAACATCATTGCAGCGCAAGCCACGCGGGCGCAGCGACTGGCTGCGGCTGATTGGGTGCTCTACAACGATGAAGGCATCACAATCGATTCCCTCAGCGCATATACCGATCAAATCGCCACATGGTTCGGGCTATGA
- a CDS encoding NUDIX domain-containing protein, whose amino-acid sequence MSVENIVPRKHTEVAVGVLLRDSDGALLITSRPAGKPYAGFWEFPGGKLEEGETVEQALRRELIEELGVTIGTAHAWKVTEHDYPHALVRLHWCKVTQWSGEFEMREGQQMAWQQLPLDVAPVLPGSYPVLQWLSEERGLLFDQIFYESQQPKT is encoded by the coding sequence GTGAGTGTTGAAAACATCGTGCCGCGAAAGCACACCGAAGTTGCAGTGGGCGTATTGCTGCGCGATTCTGATGGTGCGCTGCTCATTACCAGTCGCCCGGCGGGCAAGCCCTATGCAGGGTTTTGGGAGTTTCCGGGCGGTAAGCTTGAAGAGGGCGAAACCGTAGAGCAAGCCCTGCGCCGCGAGCTGATAGAAGAGCTGGGCGTGACCATTGGCACAGCCCACGCTTGGAAGGTGACCGAGCATGACTACCCCCACGCGCTGGTGCGACTGCATTGGTGCAAGGTGACGCAGTGGTCGGGCGAGTTTGAAATGCGCGAAGGCCAGCAAATGGCTTGGCAACAGTTGCCGCTGGATGTTGCGCCGGTTTTGCCGGGCTCTTACCCAGTTCTGCAATGGCTGAGCGAGGAGCGTGGTTTGCTTTTTGACCAGATTTTTTACGAGAGCCAGCAGCCTAAGACTTGA
- the argJ gene encoding bifunctional glutamate N-acetyltransferase/amino-acid acetyltransferase ArgJ translates to MPVNLSAPVAADLLAINGVRIGITEAGVRKANRKDVTVFLLDEGASVAGVFTQNRFCAAPVQICQEHLAGGPAIRAMVINTGNANAGTGAAGLANARATCDALAKELNLKTAQILPFSTGVIMEELPVDRIVAGLPKAIAAAKADNWGTAAEGIMTTDTLPKAYSRSVSIGGKNISITGISKGAGMIRPNMATMLGFLATDAVIAPELLQSLVKQLADGSFNRVTIDGDTSTNDSFVLIATHKAGNAQITSLTSAEGEQLKAALLDVAQKLAQAIVRDGEGATKFITVKVEGGKSEEECRLVAYSIAHSPLVKTAFFASDPNLGRILAAVGYAGIADLDQTQIDLHLDDVHVVINGGRNPSYKEEDGQRVMKQQEIVVRVALGRGDAVQTVWTCDLSHDYVTINADYRS, encoded by the coding sequence ATGCCCGTGAATCTCTCCGCCCCTGTTGCTGCTGATCTGCTGGCGATCAATGGTGTTCGCATCGGTATCACCGAAGCCGGTGTGCGCAAAGCCAATCGCAAAGACGTGACAGTGTTCCTGCTGGACGAAGGTGCTTCGGTGGCTGGTGTGTTCACGCAAAACCGCTTTTGTGCGGCTCCCGTGCAGATTTGCCAAGAGCATCTGGCTGGCGGCCCAGCGATTCGCGCCATGGTGATTAACACTGGCAATGCCAATGCCGGCACGGGTGCTGCGGGCTTGGCCAATGCGCGCGCAACTTGTGATGCGCTGGCCAAGGAGCTGAACCTGAAAACGGCTCAAATCCTGCCTTTTTCCACCGGCGTCATCATGGAAGAGTTGCCTGTGGATCGCATCGTTGCTGGTCTGCCCAAGGCGATTGCTGCTGCCAAGGCGGATAACTGGGGCACGGCTGCTGAAGGCATCATGACCACAGACACGCTGCCCAAGGCCTATAGCCGCAGTGTGAGCATTGGTGGCAAGAACATCTCCATTACCGGTATCAGCAAGGGCGCAGGCATGATTCGCCCCAATATGGCCACCATGCTGGGCTTTTTGGCGACCGATGCGGTCATTGCGCCCGAGTTGCTGCAGTCCTTGGTCAAGCAGTTGGCCGATGGCTCTTTCAACCGCGTGACGATTGATGGCGATACCTCTACCAACGACTCGTTTGTGCTGATCGCTACGCACAAGGCGGGTAATGCACAGATCACATCACTGACCAGTGCTGAAGGCGAGCAGCTCAAAGCTGCACTGCTGGATGTAGCGCAAAAACTGGCTCAAGCGATTGTGCGTGATGGAGAGGGTGCTACTAAATTCATTACAGTGAAGGTGGAAGGCGGCAAGAGCGAAGAAGAGTGCCGTTTGGTGGCTTACTCCATTGCCCACTCGCCCTTGGTGAAGACGGCTTTCTTTGCCTCTGACCCTAACTTGGGCCGCATTCTGGCCGCTGTGGGTTACGCCGGTATTGCCGATCTGGATCAAACCCAAATTGACCTGCATCTGGACGATGTGCATGTGGTCATCAACGGTGGCCGCAACCCTTCTTACAAAGAAGAGGACGGTCAGCGCGTGATGAAGCAGCAAGAAATTGTGGTGCGAGTCGCGCTGGGCCGCGGCGATGCGGTGCAAACCGTGTGGACCTGCGATCTGAGCCACGACTATGTGACGATCAACGCCGACTACCGGTCTTGA
- a CDS encoding A24 family peptidase, translating to MISEVVLNAAAGGVLGLLIGSFLNVVIHRIPRMMEQEWHDECTQWAQEQKEKGAKIELAPAQPPISLSKPRSRCPHCGHQIAWYENIPVLSYLFLRGRCAECKKSISLRYPVIELVCAALFAFCLSRDGLTATGFAWCGFSAVLLALAMIDWDTTFLPDSMTLPLLWAGLLASAMQWTSVPLLNSFWGAVAGYMSLWLIFWAFKLATGKEGMGYGDFKLFAALGAWFGWQALIPIILMASVVGAVIGIALKINSKLREGGYVPFGPFLAGGGFFSLVWGPQAILNFVGL from the coding sequence ATGATTTCCGAAGTCGTATTAAATGCCGCAGCAGGCGGCGTCTTGGGTCTGCTGATTGGCAGCTTTTTAAACGTCGTGATTCACCGCATTCCCCGCATGATGGAGCAGGAGTGGCACGACGAATGCACGCAGTGGGCCCAAGAGCAAAAAGAAAAAGGCGCCAAAATTGAGCTGGCACCTGCTCAGCCCCCAATCTCGCTCAGCAAGCCGCGTTCACGCTGCCCGCATTGCGGTCATCAGATCGCTTGGTACGAGAACATTCCTGTCCTTAGCTACCTCTTCCTGCGTGGGCGCTGTGCGGAATGCAAAAAATCCATCAGCCTGCGCTACCCTGTCATTGAATTGGTTTGCGCCGCATTGTTTGCCTTTTGCCTCAGTCGTGACGGTTTAACCGCCACTGGCTTTGCTTGGTGTGGCTTCAGTGCGGTACTACTGGCTTTGGCAATGATTGACTGGGACACCACCTTTTTGCCAGACTCGATGACTCTGCCGCTACTCTGGGCAGGGTTGCTAGCATCTGCAATGCAATGGACATCAGTGCCGCTGCTTAACTCCTTTTGGGGAGCCGTTGCAGGTTATATGTCGCTATGGCTCATTTTCTGGGCCTTCAAGTTAGCTACAGGCAAAGAGGGTATGGGCTATGGGGACTTCAAGCTCTTTGCAGCCTTAGGCGCTTGGTTTGGCTGGCAGGCACTGATTCCTATTATCTTGATGGCTTCGGTCGTAGGCGCTGTTATCGGCATTGCCCTCAAGATCAACAGCAAGCTGCGTGAAGGAGGTTATGTGCCGTTTGGCCCCTTCCTCGCCGGCGGCGGCTTTTTCAGCCTGGTCTGGGGTCCTCAAGCCATTTTGAATTTTGTAGGCCTGTAA
- a CDS encoding type II secretion system F family protein, translating to MAIAASKGIKEFLFEWEGKDRNGKIVRGETRAGGENQIQAMLRRQGVTATKIKKRRTRGGKAIKPKDIALFTRQLATMMKAGVPLLQSFDIVGRGNTNPNVAKLLNDIRLDVETGTSLSTAFRKFPLYFDNLYCNLVEAGEAAGILEALLDRLAVYMEKTEAIKSKIKSALMYPISVVIVAFVVVAVIMIFVIPAFKEVFTSFGADLPAPTLIVMGISEYFVSYWWLIFGVIGGGGYFFMQAWKRNERVQQFMDRATLKLPIFGVLIEKSCVARWTRTLSTMFAAGVPLVEALDSVGGASGNYLYQVATDKIQQEVSTGTSLTAAMVNANIFPSMVLQMCAIGEESGSIDHMLGKAADFYEAEVDEMVAGLSSLMEPIIIVFLGTLIGGIVVSMYLPIFKLGQVV from the coding sequence ATGGCAATCGCAGCGTCCAAGGGAATTAAAGAGTTTCTTTTTGAGTGGGAAGGCAAGGACCGCAACGGGAAAATCGTTCGTGGCGAAACCCGTGCCGGTGGAGAAAACCAGATCCAGGCCATGCTCCGCCGTCAAGGTGTGACCGCAACCAAGATCAAAAAACGCCGAACCCGTGGCGGCAAAGCGATTAAGCCAAAGGATATTGCCCTGTTTACCCGACAGTTGGCGACCATGATGAAGGCTGGTGTTCCTCTGCTGCAGTCTTTTGACATTGTGGGCCGAGGCAATACCAACCCCAATGTTGCCAAACTGCTCAACGACATCCGCCTTGATGTAGAAACAGGCACTTCGCTGAGCACCGCGTTTCGCAAATTCCCGCTGTACTTCGACAACCTCTACTGCAATCTGGTTGAGGCAGGTGAAGCGGCCGGTATTTTGGAAGCCCTGCTGGACCGCCTTGCCGTTTACATGGAAAAGACGGAAGCCATCAAGTCGAAGATTAAATCGGCACTGATGTACCCCATTTCAGTGGTGATCGTGGCTTTTGTCGTGGTGGCCGTCATCATGATTTTCGTGATTCCCGCCTTCAAGGAGGTTTTCACCTCCTTTGGCGCCGATCTTCCAGCGCCAACACTGATCGTCATGGGTATCAGTGAATACTTTGTGTCGTACTGGTGGCTGATTTTTGGTGTGATCGGCGGCGGCGGTTACTTCTTCATGCAAGCGTGGAAGCGCAATGAGCGTGTTCAGCAGTTCATGGATAGAGCCACGCTCAAGCTCCCCATTTTCGGAGTTCTGATCGAGAAATCCTGCGTAGCTCGCTGGACCCGCACACTCTCCACCATGTTTGCCGCCGGCGTTCCGCTGGTCGAGGCACTGGACTCCGTGGGCGGCGCATCGGGCAACTACCTCTACCAAGTTGCCACGGACAAAATTCAGCAAGAAGTCTCCACCGGCACCAGCCTGACCGCAGCCATGGTCAATGCCAACATCTTCCCCTCTATGGTGCTGCAAATGTGCGCTATTGGCGAAGAATCTGGCTCTATTGATCACATGCTGGGCAAAGCCGCAGATTTTTATGAAGCTGAGGTCGATGAGATGGTTGCCGGTCTTTCCAGCCTGATGGAGCCCATCATCATCGTCTTCCTGGGTACGCTGATTGGCGGCATTGTGGTGTCCATGTATCTACCTATCTTCAAGCTGGGCCAAGTCGTCTAA
- a CDS encoding DNA gyrase inhibitor YacG has product MSTDNQSPTMVKCPTCGGPSVFMPTNKFRPFCSDRCRNIDLGAWGNEEFRVPAQTPPEDAPFGDPRTEN; this is encoded by the coding sequence ATGAGCACTGACAACCAATCCCCCACCATGGTGAAATGCCCCACCTGCGGCGGTCCCAGCGTTTTTATGCCGACCAACAAATTTCGCCCATTCTGTAGTGATCGCTGCCGCAACATCGATCTAGGCGCATGGGGTAATGAAGAATTCCGCGTACCTGCACAAACACCGCCTGAAGATGCGCCATTTGGCGATCCACGCACAGAGAACTAA
- the zapD gene encoding cell division protein ZapD, which yields MILYEYPFNERLRTYLRLEQLYRRLGELLTRAHSVDHHFALTTIFEIMDVASRSDLRLDVIKDLERQKNLLDVLRDNPDISQHMLHQVTRQVESCVSAINSQIGKTGQTLAENEWLIPIRSRLGIPGGTCSFDLPAYHAWHNLDPRYRQRDLEDWAAELTPLGQSLDLILQLLRETGIPQRVVAEQGLFQQAMPAGRNFQLLRLRIDRRLNLAPEISGNRLMLSVRLLQLANGCKPQPSSEDASFELTLCA from the coding sequence GTGATCCTCTACGAATACCCTTTTAACGAGCGCCTGAGAACTTATTTGCGCCTTGAGCAGCTGTATCGCCGCCTTGGCGAATTGCTGACGCGCGCGCATTCTGTTGATCACCATTTCGCGCTGACCACCATCTTTGAGATCATGGATGTGGCATCGCGCAGCGATCTTCGTCTTGACGTTATCAAGGATCTAGAGCGTCAAAAGAACCTGCTTGACGTTCTGCGCGACAACCCAGACATCTCGCAGCACATGCTTCACCAAGTGACGCGCCAGGTCGAAAGTTGCGTCTCTGCGATCAATTCCCAGATTGGCAAGACCGGCCAAACCTTGGCGGAAAATGAATGGCTGATACCCATTCGTAGCCGCTTGGGCATTCCAGGCGGCACTTGCAGTTTTGACCTGCCGGCCTATCACGCTTGGCACAATCTAGACCCACGCTACCGTCAGCGTGATTTGGAAGACTGGGCCGCTGAGTTGACCCCTCTAGGCCAGTCACTTGATTTGATACTGCAGCTGCTACGCGAAACTGGTATCCCCCAGCGCGTTGTTGCTGAGCAAGGCCTTTTCCAGCAGGCCATGCCTGCTGGTCGCAACTTCCAATTGCTGCGCCTGCGCATCGATCGGCGCCTCAATCTAGCGCCTGAAATCAGCGGCAACCGCCTGATGCTGTCTGTACGCCTACTTCAACTGGCCAACGGCTGCAAACCCCAGCCCAGCAGTGAAGACGCTTCTTTTGAGTTGACGCTCTGCGCTTGA
- the secA gene encoding preprotein translocase subunit SecA, with translation MAINFLTKLFGSRNDRLLKQYRKTVARINAMEPEFEKLSDEALRAKTQEFKDRVAKGEALDDLLPEAFAVVREGSKRVMKMRHFDVQMLGGMALHYGKVAEMRTGEGKTLTATLSVYLNALSGEGVHVVTVNDYLASRDARSMARLYNFLGLSVGINLPNMSRDDKQQAYNSDITYGTNNEYGFDYLRDNMVYEPNDRVQRVLNYAIVDEVDSILIDEARTPLIISGPAEDHTAMYVAMNKIVPTLVRQEGEADPRTGDGVTKPGDFTVDEKSHQVHLTDQGYEAAERLLSHAGMIAEGTSLYDPSNISLVHHLYAALRANQLYFRDQHYVVQNNEIVIVDEFTGRLMAGRRWSDGLHQAVEAKEGVVIQAENQTMASITFQNYFRLYKKLSGMTGTADTEAYEFQEIYGLETMVIPPNRISKRQDQLDRVYKTTKEKYAAAIMDIRECYERGQPVLVGTTSIENSEIIDEMLTREGLPHQVLNAKQHDREADIIAQAGSESVITIATNMAGRGTDIVLGGNIDKDVAEIENDESLSASERESKLEALRADWRIAHDKVVALGGLRIIATERHESRRIDNQLRGRSGRQGDPGSSRFYLSLDDQLMRIFAGDRVKAIMDRLKMPEGEAIEAGIVTRSIESAQRKVEARNFDMRKQLLEYDDVSNDQRKVIYQQRNDILDSTDLTGMVAAMRQDVITDLVHTYVPAESMEEQWDIPGLEQVLASEWQIHLPLQQEVAASESITDEEILEKVVKAAHDMFDAKVALIGQDSFTQFQRAVLLQSFDTNWRDHLAALDYLRQGIHLRGYAQKQPKQEYKREAFELFRQLIDQVKTEVTRVLMTVQVRSPEELGEAAVAMNERGAQSLEHMSYASPSETEGMGVEDDEALTLPEGVHVGRNDPCPCGSGKKFKLCHGKLS, from the coding sequence ATGGCCATCAATTTCCTCACCAAACTGTTCGGCAGCCGTAATGACCGGTTGCTCAAGCAATACCGTAAAACAGTCGCCCGCATCAACGCGATGGAACCTGAGTTTGAAAAGCTCAGCGATGAGGCATTGCGTGCCAAGACGCAGGAGTTCAAAGACCGCGTCGCCAAGGGTGAAGCGCTGGATGATTTGCTGCCAGAGGCGTTTGCCGTGGTGCGCGAGGGCTCCAAGCGCGTCATGAAGATGCGTCACTTTGACGTGCAAATGCTGGGCGGCATGGCCTTGCATTACGGCAAAGTTGCCGAAATGCGCACCGGTGAAGGCAAGACGCTGACGGCCACGCTGTCGGTGTACCTGAACGCCTTGTCTGGCGAAGGCGTGCACGTGGTGACCGTCAATGATTACTTGGCCAGCCGCGATGCCCGAAGCATGGCGCGTCTGTACAACTTCTTGGGTCTGTCCGTCGGTATCAACCTGCCCAATATGTCGCGTGATGACAAGCAGCAGGCGTACAACTCCGACATCACCTACGGCACGAACAACGAGTACGGCTTCGATTATTTGCGCGACAACATGGTCTATGAGCCCAATGATCGTGTGCAGCGTGTGCTGAACTACGCGATTGTTGACGAGGTGGACTCGATTTTGATCGACGAAGCGCGTACGCCGCTGATCATCTCCGGCCCAGCCGAAGATCACACAGCCATGTATGTGGCTATGAACAAGATCGTGCCGACTTTGGTGCGCCAAGAAGGCGAAGCCGACCCCCGTACGGGCGACGGCGTGACCAAGCCCGGTGATTTCACCGTGGACGAGAAGTCGCATCAGGTGCACCTGACCGATCAGGGTTACGAAGCAGCCGAGCGCCTGCTTAGCCACGCAGGCATGATTGCCGAAGGCACGTCGCTGTACGACCCTTCCAACATCTCTTTGGTGCACCATCTGTACGCCGCGCTGCGTGCCAATCAGCTGTATTTCCGTGATCAGCACTATGTGGTGCAGAACAACGAAATCGTGATTGTGGATGAGTTCACGGGCCGCTTGATGGCGGGTCGTCGCTGGAGCGATGGTCTGCACCAAGCGGTGGAAGCCAAGGAAGGTGTGGTCATTCAGGCCGAGAACCAGACCATGGCCTCGATCACCTTCCAGAACTACTTCCGCTTGTACAAAAAGCTGTCGGGCATGACCGGTACGGCCGATACCGAAGCCTATGAGTTCCAGGAAATCTATGGTCTAGAGACCATGGTGATCCCGCCCAACCGCATCAGCAAGCGCCAAGATCAGCTCGATCGCGTGTACAAGACTACCAAGGAAAAGTACGCCGCTGCGATCATGGATATTCGCGAGTGCTACGAGCGCGGCCAGCCTGTGCTGGTGGGTACGACCTCGATTGAGAACTCGGAAATCATTGACGAGATGCTGACCCGCGAGGGCTTGCCTCATCAGGTGCTCAACGCCAAGCAGCATGACCGCGAAGCGGACATCATTGCCCAAGCCGGCAGCGAAAGCGTGATCACGATCGCGACCAATATGGCGGGCCGAGGCACGGACATCGTATTGGGCGGCAATATCGACAAGGATGTTGCGGAGATTGAAAACGACGAGTCGCTGAGCGCGTCTGAGCGAGAGAGCAAGCTCGAAGCCTTGCGCGCTGACTGGCGCATTGCCCATGACAAGGTCGTGGCTCTGGGCGGTCTGCGCATTATTGCGACCGAGCGCCATGAGTCGCGCCGTATCGACAACCAGTTGCGTGGCCGTTCGGGCCGCCAAGGTGACCCCGGATCTTCGCGCTTTTACCTGAGCTTGGATGACCAGTTGATGCGCATCTTCGCGGGTGACCGCGTCAAGGCCATCATGGATCGCCTGAAGATGCCTGAAGGCGAAGCGATTGAGGCCGGCATTGTGACCCGCTCCATCGAGTCGGCCCAGCGCAAGGTGGAAGCGCGTAACTTCGATATGCGCAAGCAGTTGCTGGAGTACGACGATGTCTCTAACGACCAGCGCAAGGTGATCTACCAGCAGCGCAACGACATTCTGGACTCGACCGATCTGACGGGCATGGTGGCTGCGATGCGCCAAGACGTCATTACCGATCTGGTACACACCTATGTCCCTGCTGAGTCGATGGAAGAGCAGTGGGACATCCCTGGCCTTGAACAAGTGCTGGCCAGCGAGTGGCAGATTCATTTGCCGCTGCAGCAAGAAGTGGCCGCTTCTGAATCCATCACCGACGAAGAGATTCTGGAAAAGGTCGTCAAGGCTGCGCACGATATGTTCGACGCCAAGGTGGCACTGATCGGTCAAGACAGCTTTACGCAATTCCAGCGCGCAGTGCTGCTGCAAAGCTTTGACACCAACTGGCGTGATCACCTGGCTGCGCTGGACTATCTGCGCCAAGGCATCCACCTGCGCGGCTATGCCCAAAAGCAGCCTAAGCAGGAATACAAGCGCGAAGCGTTTGAGTTGTTCCGTCAATTGATCGATCAGGTCAAGACCGAAGTCACCCGTGTGTTGATGACGGTGCAGGTGCGCTCCCCCGAAGAATTGGGTGAAGCCGCTGTGGCCATGAACGAGCGCGGCGCACAAAGCCTGGAGCATATGAGCTATGCCTCGCCTTCGGAGACGGAAGGCATGGGCGTTGAGGATGATGAGGCGTTGACCTTGCCAGAAGGCGTGCACGTGGGCCGTAACGACCCTTGCCCTTGCGGTAGCGGCAAGAAGTTCAAGCTCTGCCACGGCAAGTTGTCTTGA
- a CDS encoding ATP-binding protein — translation MNPLERLVERAEQLMQRIESVLPQPLQAPADWSDAIAWRYRKRANGCGVLEPVRHVGAMQLSDLQNIDAQKEKIARNTEQFVAGRTANNVLLTGARGTGKSSLIRACLHSYAQQGLRLIEVDKADLTDLPDIVDVVASRPEKFIIYCDDLSFEEGEPGYKAMKSMLDGSVSAATDNVLVYATSNRRHLLPEYMTDNLSQQKSDNGEIHPGEVVEEKISLSERFGLWVSFYPFSQDEYLRVVAQWLSALGMDAATIEAARPEALVWALERGSRSGRVAHQFARDYAGRNERPMAAVKRIADVDGLPDEAELE, via the coding sequence ATGAACCCTTTGGAGCGCTTGGTTGAACGTGCTGAGCAGCTGATGCAGCGCATTGAATCCGTGCTGCCCCAGCCCTTGCAAGCACCTGCGGACTGGAGCGATGCTATCGCCTGGCGCTACCGCAAGCGGGCTAACGGCTGCGGTGTGCTGGAGCCTGTGCGCCATGTGGGCGCCATGCAACTGTCTGATTTGCAGAACATTGATGCGCAAAAAGAGAAGATTGCACGCAATACCGAGCAGTTTGTTGCAGGGCGCACAGCTAACAATGTGTTGCTGACGGGCGCACGCGGCACAGGCAAGTCTTCGCTGATTCGTGCCTGCTTGCACAGCTATGCACAGCAAGGCCTGCGTCTGATCGAAGTGGACAAGGCTGATCTGACCGATCTACCCGATATCGTCGACGTGGTGGCCAGCCGCCCCGAAAAGTTCATCATCTACTGCGATGACCTGAGCTTTGAAGAAGGCGAGCCCGGCTACAAGGCGATGAAGTCGATGCTCGACGGTTCGGTTTCCGCCGCTACAGACAATGTGCTGGTCTATGCCACCAGCAACCGTCGCCATCTGTTGCCTGAATACATGACGGATAACCTGAGCCAGCAAAAAAGCGACAACGGTGAAATTCACCCGGGCGAAGTGGTGGAAGAGAAAATTTCCCTGTCCGAGCGCTTTGGCCTGTGGGTCAGCTTCTATCCCTTCAGTCAAGACGAATACCTGCGCGTAGTGGCGCAGTGGCTGTCGGCGCTGGGCATGGATGCGGCAACGATCGAGGCTGCGCGGCCCGAAGCCTTGGTATGGGCGCTGGAGCGCGGCTCGCGCAGCGGCCGGGTAGCCCACCAGTTTGCGCGGGACTATGCGGGGCGCAATGAGCGGCCCATGGCTGCTGTTAAGCGCATCGCCGATGTAGATGGACTGCCGGATGAAGCCGAGCTGGAATAA